A genomic segment from Takifugu rubripes chromosome 20, fTakRub1.2, whole genome shotgun sequence encodes:
- the tbxa2r gene encoding thromboxane A2 receptor isoform X3: MMLESSHAAAMNASTPANDTPFCYSINSPPFKRQSVISSVYFSATFSALGLISNFVAFIVLAKSFHRTHNRSRSSFLIFLGGLVVTDFSGLLVTGSIVISFHLTGFNWRSLDPHCHFCNFMGMSMVFYGLCPLLLGATMAVERFIGINRPFARFTAMPKSRTVSMVLTVWLLAGLIALLPVVGLGSYHIQFPGSWCFFNVSFEGSDQVFSLLFSLTGLLSIGVSFLLNTVSVVTLIKVCCKQDRTQRRRDHEIEMMVQLLLIMVIASICWCPLLIYILMMSGVPTDAAHGKKVLFYVRMASSNQIFDPWIYIMCQVSRLRSLLRKPCCPGNRSRS; encoded by the exons ATGATGCTCGAGTCCTCCCACGCCGCCGCCATGAACGCCTCTACCCCCGCCAATGACACCCCGTTCTGCTACTCCATCAACAGCCCCCCCTTCAAACGACAGAGCGTCATCTCCTCGGTTTACTTTTCGGCCACCTTCAGCGCTCTGGGCCTCATCTCCAACTTCGTTGCTTTCATAGTTCTGGCCAAGTCCTTCCACCGGACCCACAACCGATCCCGATCCTCTTTCCTGATTTTCTTGGGTGGCCTGGTGGTCACGGACTTTTCCGGTCTCCTGGTCACGGGGTCCATCGTGATTTCCTTCCATCTGACGGGCTTCAACTGGCGTAGCTTGGACCCACACTGCCACTTCTGCAACTTCATGGGGATGTCCATGGTGTTTTATGGCCTTTGCCCGCTGCTGCTCGGCGCCACCATGGCCGTGGAGCGTTTCATCGGCATCAATCGCCCATTTGCGCGCTTCACCGCCATGCCCAAGAGTCGGACCGTCTCCATGGTGCTGACGGTGTGGTTGCTCGCCGGCCTCATCGCTCTGCTGCCCGTCGTGGGCTTGGGAAGCTACCACATCCAGTTCCCGGGCTCCTGGTGTTTCTTCAACGTTAGCTTCGAGGGGAGCGACCAGGTCTTctccctgctcttctccctgacGGGGCTCTTGTCCATCGGCGTGTCGTTTCTGCTAAACACGGTGAGCGTCGTCACTTTGATCAAGGTGTGTTGCAAGCAGGACAGGACGCAGCGTCGCAGAGATCACGAGATCGAAATGatggtccagctcctcctcatcatggTCATCGCGTCTATCTGCTggtgccctctgctg ATATATATTCTGATGATGAGTGGGGTGCCCACAGATGCTGCACACGGGAAAAAAGTTTTGTTCTACGTAAGAATGGCCTCCAGCAATCAGATATTTGACCCCTGGATTTACATCATGTGTCAGGTGTCCCGACTGAG GTCTTTATTGCGCAAGCCGTGCTGTCCAGGCAACCGTTCCAGGTCGTGA
- the LOC101066519 gene encoding GRAM domain-containing protein 2B: MLENKRERLKTFLRKIDEKAVIRIKHFMKESYPVESGGGGLPAKVKKSRTSNGSVKTVETRKSLSLEAAQLELQQQQKTLSRQVAVSRSQTFEVDSRSLERSESTGTNSSFIKHQKTFQQLFPDIGKEEELIHSYVCALQKEVPYHGRLYVTEAHACFYSSVLLKDTKVVIPLCSIHIVKKQNTALLVPNALSIRTSNGDKFLFMSLRNRENCFQLLRSLCPQIEDRSTNSSPVFSPENSFDKSKLVNTSLSSLDDSVDQFDGSESQSSQHQPLQKAHRVSSANGSAFRSFPAQRSDTSSSEELSVSGSSGSWVWNVTEKAKSLLVQREASTLNTLLFIYLILVVLLLLSSGYIGLRIVALEEQLTLLGALPEFTLQSGCHQDT, from the exons ATGCTTGAAAACAAGAGGGAGAGGTTGAAAACCTTCCTCAGGAAGATCGACGAGAAGGCCGTTATCAGGATCAAGCACTTCATGAAGGAGAG CTACCCTGTGGAAAGCGGCGGTGGCGGGCTGCCAGCCAAGGTGAAGAAAAGCAGGACCAGCAATGGCAGCGTCAAGACAGTGGAGACGAGGAAATCTCTGAGCCTGGAGGCGGCCcagctggagctccagcagcagcagaaaacccTCAGCAGACAAGTGGCCGTCAG CAGGTCTCAGACGTTCGAAGTGGACAGCAGAAGCTTGGAGAGGAGCGAGAGCACCGGCACCAATAGC AGTTTCATCAAGCACCAGAAAACgttccagcagctgtttcccgACATCGGCAAAGAAGAAGAGTTGATACACT cGTACGTGTGCGCCCTGCAGAAGGAGGTGCCCTACCACGGCCGGCTCTACGTCACCGAGGCCCACGCCTGCTTCTACTCCTCCGTTTTGCTCAAGGACACGAAG GTCGTTATTCCACTTTGTTCCATCCACATCGTGAAGAAGCAGAACACGGCGCTGCTGGTCCCCAACGCCTTGTCCATCCGCACCTCCAACGGAGACAAG TTCCTGTTTATGTCGCTGCGGAACAGAGAGAACTGCTTCCAGCTGCTGCGCTCGTTATGTCCGCAGATAGAG GACcgcagcaccaacagcagcccCGTCTTCTCCCCTGAGAACAGCTTCGACAAGAGCAAACTCGTG AACACCAGCCTGTCCAGTCTGGACGACAGCGTGGACCAGTTCGACGGCTCCGAGTCGCAGTCTTCGCAGCACCAGCCTCTGCAAAAAgcacacagag TGTCCAGTGCCAACGGCTCGGCTTTTAGGAGCTTCCCCGCGCAGCGGAGCGACACCTCGTCCTCGGAGGAGCTGTCGGTATCAG GGTCCAGTGGATCGTGGGTTTGGAATGTGACGGAAAAGGCCAAATCCCTGCTGGTTCAGAGAGAGGCCAGCACCCTCAACACTTTACTCTTCATTTACTTGATTCT ggttgtgctgctgctcttgtcTTCTGGCTACATCGGGTTACGCATCGTAGCCCTGGAGGAGCAGTTGACGTTGCTGGGGGCTCTACCCGAGTTCACCTTACAGAGCGG GTGCCACCAAGACACATAG
- the tbxa2r gene encoding thromboxane A2 receptor isoform X1, with translation MMLESSHAAAMNASTPANDTPFCYSINSPPFKRQSVISSVYFSATFSALGLISNFVAFIVLAKSFHRTHNRSRSSFLIFLGGLVVTDFSGLLVTGSIVISFHLTGFNWRSLDPHCHFCNFMGMSMVFYGLCPLLLGATMAVERFIGINRPFARFTAMPKSRTVSMVLTVWLLAGLIALLPVVGLGSYHIQFPGSWCFFNVSFEGSDQVFSLLFSLTGLLSIGVSFLLNTVSVVTLIKVCCKQDRTQRRRDHEIEMMVQLLLIMVIASICWCPLLIYILMMSGVPTDAAHGKKVLFYVRMASSNQIFDPWIYIMCQVSRLRRVKCLYCASRAVQATVPGREATDRHTLRHLEPDPRSMGVHPVPQGGH, from the exons ATGATGCTCGAGTCCTCCCACGCCGCCGCCATGAACGCCTCTACCCCCGCCAATGACACCCCGTTCTGCTACTCCATCAACAGCCCCCCCTTCAAACGACAGAGCGTCATCTCCTCGGTTTACTTTTCGGCCACCTTCAGCGCTCTGGGCCTCATCTCCAACTTCGTTGCTTTCATAGTTCTGGCCAAGTCCTTCCACCGGACCCACAACCGATCCCGATCCTCTTTCCTGATTTTCTTGGGTGGCCTGGTGGTCACGGACTTTTCCGGTCTCCTGGTCACGGGGTCCATCGTGATTTCCTTCCATCTGACGGGCTTCAACTGGCGTAGCTTGGACCCACACTGCCACTTCTGCAACTTCATGGGGATGTCCATGGTGTTTTATGGCCTTTGCCCGCTGCTGCTCGGCGCCACCATGGCCGTGGAGCGTTTCATCGGCATCAATCGCCCATTTGCGCGCTTCACCGCCATGCCCAAGAGTCGGACCGTCTCCATGGTGCTGACGGTGTGGTTGCTCGCCGGCCTCATCGCTCTGCTGCCCGTCGTGGGCTTGGGAAGCTACCACATCCAGTTCCCGGGCTCCTGGTGTTTCTTCAACGTTAGCTTCGAGGGGAGCGACCAGGTCTTctccctgctcttctccctgacGGGGCTCTTGTCCATCGGCGTGTCGTTTCTGCTAAACACGGTGAGCGTCGTCACTTTGATCAAGGTGTGTTGCAAGCAGGACAGGACGCAGCGTCGCAGAGATCACGAGATCGAAATGatggtccagctcctcctcatcatggTCATCGCGTCTATCTGCTggtgccctctgctg ATATATATTCTGATGATGAGTGGGGTGCCCACAGATGCTGCACACGGGAAAAAAGTTTTGTTCTACGTAAGAATGGCCTCCAGCAATCAGATATTTGACCCCTGGATTTACATCATGTGTCAGGTGTCCCGACTGAGGCGAGTAAAAT GTCTTTATTGCGCAAGCCGTGCTGTCCAGGCAACCGTTCCAGGTCGTGAGGCTACTGATCGGCATACGCTTCGCCACTTGGAACCAGATCCTCGATCCATGGGTGTACATCCTGTTCCGCAGGGCGGTCATTAA
- the gipc3 gene encoding PDZ domain-containing protein GIPC3 isoform X2 produces MQNGQAMSPLNSKVAGAEVMDDQKTQNQRQSQGCAEPTAPPPPPPSPPPTGPPDYPRPKLIFHTQLAHGSPTGRIHGFTNVRELYSKIAEVFNISPSEILFCTLNSHKVDMQKLLGGQIGLEDFIFAHVRGETKEVEVTKTEDALGLTITDNGAGYAFIKRIKEGSTIDRLKSVCVGDHIEAINDQSIVGCRHYEVAKMLKEQPRGVPFTLRLVGPKKAFDMIGMRTRAPKSSEGKMANGRETLRLRSKGAATVQEVSEFEEQATKKVDDLLESYMGIRDLELATTIVEAGKDKKNPQDFAEALDSVLGDFAFPDVFLYDVWGAIGDVKNGRM; encoded by the exons ATGCAGAACGGGCAGGCTATGAGCCCGCTTAACTCCAAGGTAGCGGGGGCTGAGGTCATGGATGACCAGAAGACCCAAAACCAGAGGCAGAGTCAGGGCTGCGCCGAGCCCACGGCGCCTCCGCCACCGCCTCCTTCACCCCCGCCGACTGGGCCGCCGGACTACCCGAGGCCGAAGCTCATCTTCCACACCCAGCTGGCTCACGGGAGTCCCACGGGCCGGATCCACGGCTTCACTAACGTCAGGGAGCTGTACAGCAAGATCGCTGAAGTTTTCAACATCTCCCCCTCAGAG ATCCTGTTCTGCACGCTCAACTCTCATAAAGTGGACATGCAGAAACTGCTGGGGGGCCAGATCGGACTGGAAGACTTCATCTTCGCTCACGTCAGAGGCGAGAcgaaggaggtggaggtgacGAAGACGGAGGACGCTCTGGGGCTCACCATCACAGACAACGGAGCCGGATATGCCTTCATCAAG agaATAAAGGAGGGCAGCACCATAGACCGCCTGAAGAGCGTGTGTGTCGGGGACCACATAGAGGCCATCAATGACCAGAGCATCGTGGGCTGTCGACACTACGAGGTGGCCAAGATGTTAAAGGAGCAGCCGAGGGGCGTTCCCTTCACTCTCCGCCTGGTGGGGCCCAAGAAAGCCTTCG ACATGATCGGCATGAGAACCAGGGCGCCAAAGTCCAGCGAGGGCAAGATGGCCAACGGGAGAGAGACGCTGCGTCTTCGCTCCAAGGGCGCCGCCACGGTTCAGGAAGTG AGCGAGTTTGAAGAGCAGGCCACCAAGAAAGTGGACGACCTGCTGGAGAGCTACATGGGCATCAGAGACCTGGAGCTGG CAACCACCATCGTGGAGGCAGGAAAGGACAAGAAGAATCCCCAGGACTTTGCAGAAGCTCTGGACTCGGTTCTGGGAGACTTCGCCTTCCCCGACGTCTTTCTTTACGACGTGTGGGGAGCCATTGGGGATGTCAAGAACGGGAGAATGTAA
- the gipc3 gene encoding PDZ domain-containing protein GIPC3 isoform X1 gives MQNGQAMSPLNSKVAGAEVMDDQKTQNQRQSQGCAEPTAPPPPPPSPPPTGPPDYPRPKLIFHTQLAHGSPTGRIHGFTNVRELYSKIAEVFNISPSEILFCTLNSHKVDMQKLLGGQIGLEDFIFAHVRGETKEVEVTKTEDALGLTITDNGAGYAFIKRIKEGSTIDRLKSVCVGDHIEAINDQSIVGCRHYEVAKMLKEQPRGVPFTLRLVGPKKAFDMIGMRTRAPKSSEGKMANGRETLRLRSKGAATVQEVQSEFEEQATKKVDDLLESYMGIRDLELATTIVEAGKDKKNPQDFAEALDSVLGDFAFPDVFLYDVWGAIGDVKNGRM, from the exons ATGCAGAACGGGCAGGCTATGAGCCCGCTTAACTCCAAGGTAGCGGGGGCTGAGGTCATGGATGACCAGAAGACCCAAAACCAGAGGCAGAGTCAGGGCTGCGCCGAGCCCACGGCGCCTCCGCCACCGCCTCCTTCACCCCCGCCGACTGGGCCGCCGGACTACCCGAGGCCGAAGCTCATCTTCCACACCCAGCTGGCTCACGGGAGTCCCACGGGCCGGATCCACGGCTTCACTAACGTCAGGGAGCTGTACAGCAAGATCGCTGAAGTTTTCAACATCTCCCCCTCAGAG ATCCTGTTCTGCACGCTCAACTCTCATAAAGTGGACATGCAGAAACTGCTGGGGGGCCAGATCGGACTGGAAGACTTCATCTTCGCTCACGTCAGAGGCGAGAcgaaggaggtggaggtgacGAAGACGGAGGACGCTCTGGGGCTCACCATCACAGACAACGGAGCCGGATATGCCTTCATCAAG agaATAAAGGAGGGCAGCACCATAGACCGCCTGAAGAGCGTGTGTGTCGGGGACCACATAGAGGCCATCAATGACCAGAGCATCGTGGGCTGTCGACACTACGAGGTGGCCAAGATGTTAAAGGAGCAGCCGAGGGGCGTTCCCTTCACTCTCCGCCTGGTGGGGCCCAAGAAAGCCTTCG ACATGATCGGCATGAGAACCAGGGCGCCAAAGTCCAGCGAGGGCAAGATGGCCAACGGGAGAGAGACGCTGCGTCTTCGCTCCAAGGGCGCCGCCACGGTTCAGGAAGTG CAGAGCGAGTTTGAAGAGCAGGCCACCAAGAAAGTGGACGACCTGCTGGAGAGCTACATGGGCATCAGAGACCTGGAGCTGG CAACCACCATCGTGGAGGCAGGAAAGGACAAGAAGAATCCCCAGGACTTTGCAGAAGCTCTGGACTCGGTTCTGGGAGACTTCGCCTTCCCCGACGTCTTTCTTTACGACGTGTGGGGAGCCATTGGGGATGTCAAGAACGGGAGAATGTAA
- the tbxa2r gene encoding thromboxane A2 receptor isoform X2, producing MMLESSHAAAMNASTPANDTPFCYSINSPPFKRQSVISSVYFSATFSALGLISNFVAFIVLAKSFHRTHNRSRSSFLIFLGGLVVTDFSGLLVTGSIVISFHLTGFNWRSLDPHCHFCNFMGMSMVFYGLCPLLLGATMAVERFIGINRPFARFTAMPKSRTVSMVLTVWLLAGLIALLPVVGLGSYHIQFPGSWCFFNVSFEGSDQVFSLLFSLTGLLSIGVSFLLNTVSVVTLIKVCCKQDRTQRRRDHEIEMMVQLLLIMVIASICWCPLLVFIAQAVLSRQPFQVVRLLIGIRFATWNQILDPWVYILFRRAVIKRIYPRFNWSRDSIMSKYSSFSDTIRRFTSSSNRGSLN from the exons ATGATGCTCGAGTCCTCCCACGCCGCCGCCATGAACGCCTCTACCCCCGCCAATGACACCCCGTTCTGCTACTCCATCAACAGCCCCCCCTTCAAACGACAGAGCGTCATCTCCTCGGTTTACTTTTCGGCCACCTTCAGCGCTCTGGGCCTCATCTCCAACTTCGTTGCTTTCATAGTTCTGGCCAAGTCCTTCCACCGGACCCACAACCGATCCCGATCCTCTTTCCTGATTTTCTTGGGTGGCCTGGTGGTCACGGACTTTTCCGGTCTCCTGGTCACGGGGTCCATCGTGATTTCCTTCCATCTGACGGGCTTCAACTGGCGTAGCTTGGACCCACACTGCCACTTCTGCAACTTCATGGGGATGTCCATGGTGTTTTATGGCCTTTGCCCGCTGCTGCTCGGCGCCACCATGGCCGTGGAGCGTTTCATCGGCATCAATCGCCCATTTGCGCGCTTCACCGCCATGCCCAAGAGTCGGACCGTCTCCATGGTGCTGACGGTGTGGTTGCTCGCCGGCCTCATCGCTCTGCTGCCCGTCGTGGGCTTGGGAAGCTACCACATCCAGTTCCCGGGCTCCTGGTGTTTCTTCAACGTTAGCTTCGAGGGGAGCGACCAGGTCTTctccctgctcttctccctgacGGGGCTCTTGTCCATCGGCGTGTCGTTTCTGCTAAACACGGTGAGCGTCGTCACTTTGATCAAGGTGTGTTGCAAGCAGGACAGGACGCAGCGTCGCAGAGATCACGAGATCGAAATGatggtccagctcctcctcatcatggTCATCGCGTCTATCTGCTggtgccctctgctg GTCTTTATTGCGCAAGCCGTGCTGTCCAGGCAACCGTTCCAGGTCGTGAGGCTACTGATCGGCATACGCTTCGCCACTTGGAACCAGATCCTCGATCCATGGGTGTACATCCTGTTCCGCAGGGCGGTCATTAAGAGAATCTACCCTCGCTTCAACTGGTCCCGGGACTCCATCATGTCGAAGTACTCGTCTTTCAGTGACACCATCCGCAGGTTTACCAGCTCTTCAAATCGGGGCTCCCTGAACTGA